The following proteins are co-located in the Solanum pennellii chromosome 8, SPENNV200 genome:
- the LOC107028572 gene encoding transmembrane 9 superfamily member 9-like, which produces MGGAWRSLQIPSLICAIYLLLTFNNVYCFYLPGVAPEDFQKGDLLSVKVNKLTSTKTQLPYSFYSVPFCRPENIIDSRENLGEVLRGDRIENSPFAFKMREPEMCHVVCRLVLDDKTAKEFKEKIEDEYRVNMILDNLPLVVPVRRLEQEAPPAYQQGVYIGVKGQYAGSKDEKHFIHNHLTFTVKYHKDLQTDSARIVGFEVMPFSVKHEYDGKWADNTRLTTCDPHAKRTVSNSNSPQEVEANQEIIFTYDVEFQESDVKWASRWDAYLLMADDQIHWFSIVNSLMIVLFLSGMVAMIMLRTLYRDISKYNELETQEEAQEETGWKLVHSDVFRPPSNSDLLCVYVGTGVQFFCMMLVTMMFAVLGFLSPSNRGGLMTAMLLLWVFMGLFAGYSASRLYKMFKGTEWKKIALRTAFLFPATVFVIFFVLNALIWGQKSSGAVPFGTMFALVFLWFGISVPLVFVGSYIGFRKPTIEDPVKTNKIPRQIPEQAWYMNPIFSVLIGGILPFGAVFIELFFILTSIWLNQFYYLFGFLFIVFVILIVTCAEITIVLCYFQLCSEDYLWWWRSYLTSGSSALYLFLYATFYFFTKLDITKPVSGILYFGYMLIASYAFFVLTGTIGFYACFWFTRLIYSSVKID; this is translated from the exons ATGGGAGGAGCTTGGCGATCTCTGCAAATTCCTTCATTGATCTGCgctatttatcttcttcttaCATTCAACAATGTCTACTGTTTCTACCTACCCGGTGTTGCGCCTGAAGATTTCCAAAAG GGAGATCTTCTGTCTGTGAAAGTGAACAAGCTGACCTCTACAAAGACTCAGCTTCCTTATTCATTCTATTCTGTTCCTTTCTGTCGTCCAGAAAATATCATTGATAGCAGAGAAAATCTTGGAGAAGTGCTTCGTGGTGATCGAATTGAGAACTCCCCTTTTGCG TTTAAAATGAGGGAGCCAGAGATGTGTCATGTTGTTTGCAGGCTTGTTCTTGATGACAAGACAGCTAaggaatttaaagaaaaaattgaagacGAATATCGTGTGAACAT GATACTAGATAATCTGCCTTTAGTTGTTCCAGTTCGGAGGTTAGAGCAAGAAGCCCCTCCTGCCTATCAGCAGGGAGTTTATATTGGTGTAAAGGGACAATATGCTGGA AGCAAGGATGAGAAGCATTTCATCCATAACCACTTGACATTTACTGTTAAGTACCATAAAGATTTGCAGACAGACTCGGCCAGAATTGTGGGATTTGAGGTCATGCCATTTAG TGTTAAGCATGAATATGATGGTAAATGGGCTGACAATACTCGTTTAACAACATGTGATCCACATGCAAAACGGACAGTATCTAACTCAAATTCTCCTCAAGAGGTTGAGGCTAACCAAGAAATCATATTTACATATGATGTTGAATTCCAG GAGAGTGATGTGAAGTGGGCGTCAAGATGGGATGCCTATCTTTTGATGGCTGATGATCAGATACACTGGTTCTCGATAGTAAATTCTTTAATGATTGTGCTGTTCCTATCAGGCATGGTGGCAATGATAATGTTGAGAACACTTTATCGGGACATTTCCAAGTATAACGAACTGGAAACCCAGGAAGAGGCACAGGAAGAAACAGGATGGAAACTAGTCCATTCAGATGTTTTCAGGCCTCCAAGTAACTCGGATCTGCTTTGTGTGTATGTTGGAACTGGTGTACAGTTTTTCTGTATGATGCTTGTGACCATGATGTTTGCCGTCCTGGGATTCCTCTCCCCTTCAAATCGGGGTGGGCTAATGACTGCAATGCTCTTGCTCTGGGTTTTCATGGGACTCTTTGCGGGCTACTCAGCTTCCCGTCTCTATAAGATGTTTAAAGGTACAGAATGGAAGAAAATCGCTCTCAGGACAGCATTTTTGTTCCCAGCAACCGTCTTTGTCATCTTCTTCGTGTTAAATGCACTCATCTGGGGTCAAAAATCATCTGGGGCTGTGCCATTTGGAACAATGTTTGCTTTGGTGTTCTTATGGTTCGGAATATCAGTCCCTCTTGTGTTTGTTGGCAGTTACATTGGTTTTAGAAAGCCAACCATTGAGGATCCAGTAAAAACGAACAAAATACCCAGGCAGATCCCAGAGCAAGCTTGGTACATGAACCCCATCTTCTCAGTTCTTATTGGAGGCATACTTCCATTTGGAGCCGTCTTCATTGAGCTCTTCTTCATCCTCACCTCCATCTGGCTGAACCAGTTTTACTACCTCTTTGGTTTCCTCTTCATCGTTTTTGTCATCCTTATAGTCACCTGTGCGGAGATAACCATCGTACTATGCTATTTCCAGTTATGCAGTGAGGACTACTTATGGTGGTGGAGATCCTACTTGACATCAGGCTCGTCCGCACTTTACCTGTTCCTTTACGCTACCTTCTATTTCTTCACTAAGCTTGACATCACTAAGCCTGTTTCTGGGATCTTATATTTCGGTTACATGTTGATTGCTTCATATGCATTCTTCGTCCTCACCGGTACCATTGGTTTCTACGCATGCTTCTGGTTCACAAGACTCATCTACTCGTCTGTGAAGATCGATTGA
- the LOC107028253 gene encoding uncharacterized protein LOC107028253 produces the protein MAGNNEEWRKMADTHKMSPEEVKKAGVESSRRPPGHNPGTILHQRAGLPYSITTMTIVGLGIAGAVWYGTMYAMKKPEASAVDVAKVATGVGGPKDTHPRK, from the exons atggcAGGAAATAATGAAGAGTGGAGAAAAATGGCAGATACACACAAAATGAGTCCAGAAGAAGTGAAAAAAGCTGGTGTTGAATCCTCTAGGAGACCACCAGGCCACAATCCAG GTACGATATTACATCAAAGAGCGGGTTTGCCTTATAGCATTACAACAATGACTATCGTCGGTTTAGGTATCGCGGGTGCGGTTTGGTACGGTACTATGTACGCGATGAAGAAACCGGAAGCTTCCGCCGTCGACGTTGCCAAGGTAGCCACCGGAGTTGGTGGCCCTAAAGATACTCATCCTCGCAAGTAG
- the LOC107028573 gene encoding uncharacterized protein LOC107028573, with amino-acid sequence MSNRMVLSYTNSFAVFRPKFNGHFIPSIYHSDVLSLTRHVSSTTALSFCQLQASKLHDSPVTVASDVRYGSKQIISVDSTLYDYILTNVREPKILRELREETATMRGSQMQVSPDQAQLLAMLVQILGAKRCIEVGTYTGYSSLAVALVLPEGGHLVACDRDGKAIEVAKRYYDRAGVSHKVDVRHGLAADTLKSLIQNGESCRYDFAFIDAEKKMYQEYFELLLQLVRVGGLIVVDNVLWHGRVSDPLVNDSKTLSIRNFNENLMKDNRVDISMVPIGDGMTICRKR; translated from the exons ATGTCCAATCGGATGGTGCTTAGCTACACCAATTCATTTGCAGTATTTAGACCTAAATTTAATGGCCATTTCATTCCCTCCATATACCACTCTGATGTGTTATCCTTGACGAGGCATGTGTCTTCCACAACTGCTCTCTCCTTTTGTCAGCTTCAGGCATCAAAACTTCATGACAGTCCAGTTACTGTTGCAAGTGATGTTAGATATGGTAGTAAACAGATTATAAGTGTTGATTCGACACTGTATGACTACATATTGACCAATGTTAGGGAACCAAAG ATTTTGCGTGAACTTAGGGAGGAGACAGCAACAATGCGAGGTAGTCAGATGCAG GTGTCACCGGATCAAGCACAATTACTTGCTATGCTCGTCCAGATTCTTGGGGCAAAAAGGTGCATTGAAGTGGGAACATATACT GGATATTCATCCTTGGCTGTTGCCTTGGTCCTTCCAGAAGGGGGTCATTTAGTTGCTTGTGACAGAGATGGCAAAGCAATTGAGGTTGCAAAAAGATATTATGACCGAGCTGGTGTGTCACATAAG GTGGATGTGCGACATGGTCTAGCAGCAGATACTTTGAAGTCTTTGATTCAAAATGGTGAAAGTTGCAG ATATGATTTTGCATTTATTGACGCAGAAAAGAAAATGTATCAAGAGTACTTTGAGTTGCTGCTACAACTG GTAAGAGTCGGAGGTCTTATTGTAGTCGATAATGTCCTATGGCATGGAAGAGTTTCCGATCCACTG GTAAATGATTCCAAGACTCTTAGCATTAGAAACTTTAATGAAAACTTGATGAAGGATAACCGCGTCGACATCAGTATG GTGCCTATTGGTGATGGTATGACAATTTGTAGAAAAAGATGA
- the LOC107027042 gene encoding early nodulin-like protein 3: MAVFSRNVFVMAILFFSLLSFTEARDHLVGGKTNSWKIPSSESDSLNRWAEKTRFLVGDSLVWKYDWAKDSVLEVSKKDYVTCNTSNPIAMHNDGNTKIVLEHFGAYYFISGVKGSCEQGQKLVVVTLSKRRYADAPIPSPVEFDGPAIAPTSNGFSLKASLVVAFGVLVGFWV, encoded by the exons ATGGCTGTTTTTTCAAGAAATGTGTTTGTAATGGCAATTCTGTTTTTCAGTCTATTAAGCTTCACAGAAGCAAGAGATCATTTGGTTGGTGGAAAAACTAATTCTTGGAAAATCCCATCTTCTGAATCGGATTCCCTCAATCGTTGGGCTGAGAAAACACGATTTCTCGTTGGAGATTCTCTTG tgTGGAAGTATGATTGGGCAAAAGATTCAGTGTTGGAAGTGAGTAAGAAGGATTATGTGACATGTAACACATCAAATCCAATTGCAATGCATAATGATGGGAACACAAAGATAGTGTTGGAACATTTTGGGgcatattattttataagtgGTGTAAAAGGGAGTTGTGAACAAGGACAAAAATTGGTCGTGGTTACGTTGTCTAAGAGGAGATACGCAGATGCACCAATACCGTCTCCGGTTGAATTTGATGGTCCAGCTATAGCACCTACTAGCAATGGTTTTAGTTTGAAGGCTAGTTTGGTTGTGGCTTTTGGGGTTTTAGTAGGGTTTTGGGTttga
- the LOC114078255 gene encoding fasciclin-like arabinogalactan protein 14 produces MVNFNTSLVTFFFFLLLLSRAKSFNITSLLNHYSSFSSFNNYLTQSGVAAEINSRRTLTVLVVENNKLSPLKGMSQDAIANVMRVHVLLDYYDVPKMQMLPNKTMKTPTLFQTTGYANNDQGFLNMTDLGVGSISLGSAAEGERLESKLIKSIASQPYNISILQVSNVIIPSGIDSSTPTSPPPTPAPISSAPTYSPASSPHGSSAAPGTGTDAGPAPESEAAPAPGNDAGPAPESEAAETPTEASPAPAPHHLPPKSDAPTAETPASGSADAPSAGAPSSDTPSAGAPSAGAPEADAPSAGAPEADAPAPTSTGDNASASSILGVSLVFIAMTNLFLVLVI; encoded by the coding sequence ATGGTTAATTTCAACACTTCACTCgtaacttttttcttcttcctcctcttgTTATCTCGAGCTAAGTCTTTTAACATTACTTCTCTACTTAACCATTACTCATCTTTTAGCAGTTTCAACAATTACCTAACTCAAAGCGGAGTGGCTGCGGAGATTAATTCACGGCGGACCCTCACTGTCCTAGTCGTTGAAAACAACAAATTATCGCCCCTCAAGGGGATGTCACAAGACGCGATAGCTAACGTCATGCGCGTGCACGTCTTACTGGACTACTATGACGTTCCGAAGATGCAAATGTTGCCTAACAAGACTATGAAGACACCTACTTTATTTCAAACGACTGGTTATGCGAACAACGATCAAGGGTTTTTGAACATGACTGATTTGGGTGTTGGAAGTATTTCGTTAGGCTCGGCTGCAGAAGGAGAAAGACTCGAAtcgaaattaattaaatctatTGCATCACAACCTTATAATATTTCGATATTGCAAGTTAGCAATGTCATTATTCCATCAGGAATCGATTCATCAACACCAACATCTCCTCCACCTACCCCTGCCCCAATTAGTAGTGCACCAACATACTCCCCTGCTTCTTCGCCCCATGGATCATCTGCCGCCCCTGGTACTGGTACTGACGCAGGGCCTGCACCAGAATCAGAGGCTGCCCCTGCCCCTGGTAATGATGCAGGGCCTGCACCAGAATCAGAGGCTGCAGAGACCCCTACAGAGGCTTCCCCTGCACCGGCTCCACATCATTTACCACCCAAATCCGATGCACCAACTGCAGAGACTCCTGCGAGTGGATCAGCTGATGCACCATCTGCTGGTGCACCATCATCTGATACACCATCGGCTGGTGCACCATCAGCTGGTGCACCAGAGGCCGATGCACCATCGGCCGGTGCACCAGAGGCCGATGCACCAGCACCAACTTCAACAGGGGATAATGCTAGTGCTAGTTCTATTTTAGGTGTTAGCTTAGTTTTCATTGCAATGACGaatctctttctcgttttagtGATTTAG